CGTGGTTATCGAAGTTGAGGGCAACGAAGCAACCCTGGAGGAATTCCGCCGGCGTTTGCAGACAGAGCTTCCGCCGCGCGCCTTTCTGAACAGCGTCGAGGCTTGTTATCTCGATGCTGTGGGTTACCGCGACTTCCAGATTCTCCACAGCGACGACGGCGGCCCCAAGTCCGCGCTCGTTCTCCCCGATCTGGCGACCTGCCCCGATTGTTTACGGGACGTGATGACTCCGACCGACCGCCGCTATCGCTACCCATTCACGAATTGCACCAATTGCGGTCCGCGCTATTCGATCATCGAGAGTCTGCCGTACGATCGCGCCAATACGACGATGAAGATCTTCCCGATGTGTGAACGCTGCCGCGCCGAATATGAAGACCCCACGAATCGCCGCTTCCACGCCCAGCCGAACGCCTGTCCCGACTGCGGCCCGCAATTGGCGCTGTGGACGCCCGCCGGCGCGGTCGTCGCGACGCGGGATGAGGCGCTCGAGGCCGCTGCGGATGCCCTGCGCGCCGGACAGATCGTCGCGGTCAAGGGGCTTGGCGGATTCCATTTGATGACAGACGCAACGTCAGGCGCTGCGGTCACCGAGTTGCGCCGCCGCAAACGGCGCGGCGACAAGCCGCTGGCCGTGATGTTCGGCGATCTGGCACATCTCGAACAGGAGTGCGAGCTGGAAGAACGTGAGCGCCGCTTGATCGCTGCGGTCGAATCGCCAATTGTGTTGGTCAGAAAGCGCATCCCGACGGCGATTGCCCCGGCGGTTGCGCCGCGCAACCCGTATCTCGGTGTCATGCTGCCGTACACGCCGCTGCACCATCTGCTCTTGCGCTCTGTCGACCGGCCGCTGGTGGCCACGAGCGGCAATCTCTCGGAGGAGCCGATTTGTATCGATGAACATGATGCGCGGGAGCGCCTGCGCGGCATTGCCGATCTGTTTCTGGTCCACAATCGTCCGATCAGGCGCCACGTTGATGATTCGATCGTCCGCGCCGTCGCCGGGCGGCCGCAGATTATGCGGCGTGCCCGCGGCTATGCGCCCCTGCCGGTGCGGGTCCAAGAGTCACTGCCGCCTCTGGCCGCCGTCGGTGGACATCTGAAAAACTGCGTTGCAATTGCCAACGACCACAATGTCTTCCTGAGTCAACATGTCGGCGATCTCGAGACGGTGCAATCATACCGCGCCTTTGTGTCGGTGCTGAGCGACTTGT
The sequence above is a segment of the Candidatus Zixiibacteriota bacterium genome. Coding sequences within it:
- the hypF gene encoding carbamoyltransferase HypF, coding for VVIEVEGNEATLEEFRRRLQTELPPRAFLNSVEACYLDAVGYRDFQILHSDDGGPKSALVLPDLATCPDCLRDVMTPTDRRYRYPFTNCTNCGPRYSIIESLPYDRANTTMKIFPMCERCRAEYEDPTNRRFHAQPNACPDCGPQLALWTPAGAVVATRDEALEAAADALRAGQIVAVKGLGGFHLMTDATSGAAVTELRRRKRRGDKPLAVMFGDLAHLEQECELEERERRLIAAVESPIVLVRKRIPTAIAPAVAPRNPYLGVMLPYTPLHHLLLRSVDRPLVATSGNLSEEPICIDEHDARERLRGIADLFLVHNRPIRRHVDDSIVRAVAGRPQIMRRARGYAPLPVRVQESLPPLAAVGGHLKNCVAIANDHNVFLSQHVGDLETVQSYRAFVSVLSDLSKLYEHTPIALAADLHPDYLSTQFAAKSGLATVPVQHHYAHALACMAENEVEPPVLAVSWDGTGYGVDGTVWGGEFLLIDDAGFTRSAWLRPFQLPGGEAAVREPRRSAAGMLDATFNGSGWEQYLAADCFTEAEMRAIDQMLRSGLNSPQTTSAGRLFDGVAFLLSLVQSNCYEGEGGMQLEFAIGVLRSDERYEFTVDEHETGREIDWRPMLRALLVDRDKGVAAATIAARFHNTLVEMIVTTARTVGCDRVALTGGCFQNTYLAERAIRRLEESGFAVYRHQRVPPNDGGIALGQIIAAARALRKEM